The nucleotide sequence CACCTAAAGAAGGCTCTTCTGGTGTTTGCTCTTGCTGTGGCTGTTCTTGCGGCGCTGGTACTTGAGCAGGTTCAACTTGTTGCTTTTGTTCAGCGGCCAAGGTTTCCAATTCAACTTGCTGTTGCTCTAATTCACTTTTCGTATCAACATCGTCAGCGGTCACAGCGTTGCGATCAATGGTTAATACATCTGGCTGTTGAGTTAACGGAGCTTGTGCTGGTGGCTCTTGCTCAGAAGTTGATTGTACTTCAACGGTGGCCTCTGTTTTTGTATCAGCTTTAGTTTCAACTTTTGTTTCAGTTTTCGTTTCAGCTACTGGCGCTGGCGATTTTTCAACAGCTTTAACCGTTAAATCAATATCATCAAAATCAGTGCTGGTTGACGCTACGACTTGCTTTTCCTGACCGGCATCGGTAATTGCCGCAGGTTTAAACGCTAACATGCGCAATAGCACCATATCAAAGCCCGATTGCTCATCACTTGCATAAGACAAATCTTTACGGCCATTTAACACGATTTGATAATACAGTTGCACATCTTCTGGAGACATCGAATTAGCAAACTTGCTGAGTAATGTTTCACGCTGTGCATCGACATCAACCGAGCTTGGCACCAGTTGCCATAACGCCACTTGATGCAACAATTGCAGTAATTCCGCCAACAAACGATGATAGTTAGGCGCGAAGCTAGCAATACTTTTACTGAGCTCTAATAGCCCTTTATTGTCTTGCTTTATCAATGAGATCAGGATTTTATAAATCCAATTTTGATCAACGCCGCCAAGCATTTGTTGAACATTAGCCGATTCAATATGGCCTTTGCCTTGAGCGATCGCTTGATCGGTTAAGCTGAGTGAGTCACGCATACTGCCGCGTGCGGCTTTCGCTATTAAGGTTAATGCTCCAGCATCATGACTGACGCTTTCAGCGCTTAATATCTCGGTAAGTTTTTGTTCAATTTGTGCAGCAGTCAATGCTTTTAAATGAAATTGTAAACAACGTGACAATACCGTTACTGGCAATTTTTGTGGATCGGTAGTCGCCAAAATAAATTTAACATGTTCCGGTGGCTCTTCTAGCGTTTTAAGTAGTGCGTTAAAACTACTTTTCGACAACATGTGTACCTCATCAATGAGATACACTTTATAGCGTCCTGCGGTTGGCGCGTATTGCACGTTATCTAATATTTCTCGGGTATCATCGACCTTAGTGCGAGAAGCAGCGTCAATCTCGATAAGATCAACAAAACGCCCATCATCAACATCTAAACAAACACCACATTTACCACAAGGGTTGGCACTTATGCCCTCTTGGCAATTTAAACTTTTAGCAAATATGCGAGCGATGGTAGTTTTACCAACACCACGTGTACCGGTAAACAAATAAGCATGATGCAAACGCTCTTGCATTAGCGCGTTAACTAAAACAGTAACCACATGTTCTTGCCCCATTAGCTGGGTAAAATCTTTTGGTCGCCACTTTCGTGCAAGGACTTGATAGCTCATAGTTTCTATTTACCTGAATATTATATTGTCGAAAACTTTATTATTGTTGTTTTATCTATCGCGTAAAGTTTGCAGTAGTTATTTGAAAACTTGACTACTCGCCGTCGTATTCCACCATTGAATAGACGTTAACATCAAGCTGTTGCAATCGTTCGTGACCTTTTAAGCCTGGCAAGCCAATGACAAACGCCGCCTCAGTCACCGTTGCACCAACACTTCGAATGAGCTTTGTTGTCGCTTCAATGGTGCCGCCGGTTGCTAATAAATCATCAACCATTAACACCACATCATCGCTAGATAAAGCGTCTTTATGGATCTCTAATGTATCTTGGCCATACTCAAGATCGTAACTTTGACCGATAGTCTCTCTTGGCAACTTGCCAGGTTTGCGAACGGGCACAAAACCTACACCTAAGGCTAAAGCCAATGGTGCACCAAACAAAAATCCACGAGCTTCAGTGCCAACAACTTTGGTGATGCCATGATTTTGATATTGTTTTTTAAGGGTGTCGATACATAAACCGAAGGCTTTTGGATCATCTAAAATGCCGGTGATATCGCGAAACATGATGCCAGCAATTGGGTAATCAGGTACATCGACAATGGCGCTTTTTAGAAAAGAGATATCTTGTTCTGTCATTAGCTAGGACTTTAAATTAATTATTTAAATAAGTTAACTAATAGAATAATAGATCTTGGCTCAATTTTATAGTCACATTTGTAACTTATCAGAATATTATCGGACATCGACAGGGCCAATATCGAAAAGGAAGAAAATTAGATCAATATTTGCTCACGTCTGAACAAATATTGATGATTACAACTCGGTAATTTTTTATCTAATTTTAAGCAGTCGCTAACTGCTCTGCCAATACAGCTGAAACGTTAACAAGCAAGTCAGTTTCACTGATTGGTTTTGATAATACTTTATCCACTAATTTCAATTCTGGATGTTGCATCACAACAGCCAAGTCTTGAGTCGATAAAAATATCAATTTCGGGCTATTTGTTGTTGATAACGACTGCATATTTTTTACAAATTGCAGGCCATTCATCAACGGCATTAAATGATCGACAATACACAAATCAAAGTCTTGTTTTTGTGCTTTGTTAAAACCATCTAAACCATTTATTGC is from Thalassotalea crassostreae and encodes:
- the dnaX gene encoding DNA polymerase III subunit gamma/tau translates to MSYQVLARKWRPKDFTQLMGQEHVVTVLVNALMQERLHHAYLFTGTRGVGKTTIARIFAKSLNCQEGISANPCGKCGVCLDVDDGRFVDLIEIDAASRTKVDDTREILDNVQYAPTAGRYKVYLIDEVHMLSKSSFNALLKTLEEPPEHVKFILATTDPQKLPVTVLSRCLQFHLKALTAAQIEQKLTEILSAESVSHDAGALTLIAKAARGSMRDSLSLTDQAIAQGKGHIESANVQQMLGGVDQNWIYKILISLIKQDNKGLLELSKSIASFAPNYHRLLAELLQLLHQVALWQLVPSSVDVDAQRETLLSKFANSMSPEDVQLYYQIVLNGRKDLSYASDEQSGFDMVLLRMLAFKPAAITDAGQEKQVVASTSTDFDDIDLTVKAVEKSPAPVAETKTETKVETKADTKTEATVEVQSTSEQEPPAQAPLTQQPDVLTIDRNAVTADDVDTKSELEQQQVELETLAAEQKQQVEPAQVPAPQEQPQQEQTPEEPSLGDMFADANTEQQADELVQDVAPQPEIALEQMQTPVQEPMQEQEPSSQEQPVQEAEPVQQEQTQIEKMLAARNMLRSRKKAVEDKAKKPLASTAKKPSSAENPDSPLNKHRNVANNGQSTTAIAGHEQSQGVENQNSAKVEFDASDLPWDLTADEIGIATASDAAALSKVHQQPDVNESNTVDGEQQNEQQANPGTPLASPSNVPTAQIENEIDFKQLANETFNPETIDPSVIRDANQLDQWAQLIDAMGLGGRVRQLTLNASMDKESNEQQLVINLDQKYAHINSPQALEHITKCYTRLKEQPTEVFINLVNDAGATPALIQQCINQKRLVWAKDVIKDDDFVKALQKEFGAKVIEESIEPL
- a CDS encoding response regulator, whose product is MTKRILIVEDNAAVMAYLEQTLTKNGYTVTTAINGLDGFNKAQKQDFDLCIVDHLMPLMNGLQFVKNMQSLSTTNSPKLIFLSTQDLAVVMQHPELKLVDKVLSKPISETDLLVNVSAVLAEQLATA
- the apt gene encoding adenine phosphoribosyltransferase — translated: MTEQDISFLKSAIVDVPDYPIAGIMFRDITGILDDPKAFGLCIDTLKKQYQNHGITKVVGTEARGFLFGAPLALALGVGFVPVRKPGKLPRETIGQSYDLEYGQDTLEIHKDALSSDDVVLMVDDLLATGGTIEATTKLIRSVGATVTEAAFVIGLPGLKGHERLQQLDVNVYSMVEYDGE